A stretch of the Pseudomonas sp. ACM7 genome encodes the following:
- a CDS encoding leucine-rich repeat domain-containing protein, with protein MSRYENDRLSTTGGSESATQPDDHYHHLFNNLPVWVLEAPSSTHSALKNATLMTPDWHGTATPQQHQSLKKISQEHWTHRNRLDSMLSKLQSAQAFAEPLLSDALKTRFDLELDVKTTFLRLYIPQTVPLFGIKTGAARTWTVSMLDAALHNFQESETATGAYEPASTFITKPSPTGQFDTLPAVKQKLTIPAFARLCRELDIGARYNAYLKDNLGPSNPVAGAVLKSKVIGSHKTALQSALQMAQVRKDISADAHLSILRILEGRSGARLDGQPLYGHDLTMMSSSLTGIVIFATSLERARTATRIIAYIPDDPEHPLKEYPNTLAFMAELTRKLRSPAYQTFFSRFVDHKERGHFFADLNRRLQSVTWHQHRQGDPLPSWRETPIDKPDLRFSAIPFRADLWNHLHQRQLNKILNDASTLAVSTATADSNARWALWNAFSKVASTILEIATFVALPFVPFLGELMLGYMAYQLLDETFEGIVDLAEGLKTEAFGHLMTFVETVVQVGTFAVGGAIAARTLSRLLSREAIALVDPLKPVTTPEGKTRYWKPDLKPYEQALILPEGAKPDHLGLYQNEGKTLLPLEGKLYAVKSDRVPGTFQIEHPNRTDAYQPPLLHNNHGAWHTELEQPLNWDREKVMRRLGHSVESFTSTEREQILRISGYHDNVVREMHVEHYRPPSLLTDTIKRFRINRDIETFIEQIGSDQPERYRKADLILQHQLLSSYDDWPVDTPMPAPETQTQGFRKQTAALALKHHKSLFDTRYRAQEKTDNVQVQRLLDDVRGLPTDVAQELVSNATGTELRQLHNGRAPQRLKEAALKAMEAVRATRACEGLYSDVLDNTDTHRLALQSLSSLPGFPAELRIEVRDYAHDGLVRDSIGQSDAPIVKTLVRAEDGTYQVYQDSESVPGDFYQGLFQVLPQAQRNALNPSIANAQSLKVRIAEHALNQPALRKLFAKNPHRKPFYDPTTMRLPGGTEGYRRSYAPTPSLTDRVREVYPSLSEEELQSVVVQLQTHPDGARTELSRLSSELSRLHQDLNTWLNDSPTVHPRTRAPLSELEQRAARHNRRLLAQEIQRSWRRQSERDFDGPNDTPRYTLRFAGPILGDLPTLTADFPHVSLLSLEGSNAVQGVPEFLQRFNSLRHLDLKRFSLTSLPEAIPRMKDLDTLVLSDCGIRFDAANWAKLSSLNKLVMLDLHQNLFTMVPSVESMPELVHLDLSRTGLTDIPDSVIRHPKLDTAKLLHNRISELPSQLFESPVYTKRAIHLTHNPLSDNARQLIKHHYFDSSYDLGIYAPEADINRVRALYPNLEVEQASEFVYELSGTLADGRIELTNLEAELAQLSNDLAAWTADLPAQHPLTGEPFTAQQQLVEHMNRDQFKQTLEQCWRHESELDDFNEALEPTYELVFNSYINGDLPTLNADFSHVTSLELRSVNGVTRAGQFLESFPNLKSLKLRDCNLGNIPDAAFKMGQLRSLSLPECRVELSAESASALAGMEQLDYLDLAHNPLGQTPDLSQMMELATVLLNDTGITEIPHGLLKMTELDWADLSGNAITEVPSDVLELPVEIAENISFRGNRFSEESLLRLIGYFERTGMDFGVEEVINRGEMDLSTSEGSDMEE; from the coding sequence ATGAGCCGATACGAGAACGATCGCCTTTCCACTACTGGAGGCAGTGAATCCGCTACGCAGCCGGACGATCACTACCATCACCTGTTCAACAATCTGCCAGTCTGGGTATTAGAAGCACCGTCCAGTACGCATAGCGCCCTCAAGAACGCCACGCTTATGACACCGGACTGGCATGGCACCGCAACACCGCAGCAGCACCAGTCGCTGAAAAAGATCAGTCAGGAACACTGGACCCATCGAAATCGTCTGGACTCAATGCTGTCGAAGCTGCAAAGCGCACAAGCCTTTGCCGAACCGCTGCTGAGCGATGCCCTGAAAACCCGGTTTGACCTGGAACTGGACGTCAAAACCACCTTCCTGCGCCTGTATATCCCTCAAACCGTGCCGCTTTTCGGAATCAAGACTGGCGCCGCGCGCACCTGGACCGTGTCGATGCTCGACGCCGCCCTGCATAACTTTCAGGAATCGGAAACAGCGACAGGGGCTTACGAACCAGCCTCGACGTTCATCACCAAACCTTCGCCCACAGGGCAGTTCGATACGCTACCGGCGGTCAAGCAAAAGCTCACTATCCCGGCCTTTGCCCGGTTATGCCGGGAACTGGATATCGGCGCCCGGTACAACGCTTACCTCAAAGACAATCTGGGGCCGTCCAACCCGGTGGCCGGTGCGGTGTTGAAATCGAAGGTGATCGGCTCGCACAAAACAGCACTCCAATCTGCGCTGCAGATGGCGCAAGTCCGAAAGGATATTTCAGCGGATGCCCATCTCTCGATCCTGCGCATTCTGGAAGGGCGTTCGGGTGCTCGACTGGATGGGCAGCCGCTATATGGTCACGATTTGACAATGATGTCCTCCTCACTGACCGGCATTGTCATTTTCGCGACGAGCCTGGAGCGAGCACGCACGGCAACACGGATCATTGCCTACATTCCCGATGATCCAGAGCATCCTCTCAAGGAATACCCGAATACATTGGCGTTCATGGCCGAGTTGACCCGCAAACTGCGCTCGCCCGCTTATCAAACGTTCTTCAGTCGCTTCGTCGACCATAAGGAAAGAGGACATTTTTTCGCGGACCTCAACCGTCGCCTCCAGAGCGTGACCTGGCATCAACACCGACAGGGCGACCCACTGCCGAGCTGGCGCGAAACGCCCATCGACAAGCCTGATTTGCGGTTTTCGGCGATCCCGTTCAGAGCGGACCTGTGGAACCATCTCCATCAGCGACAGCTGAACAAGATCCTCAACGATGCAAGCACGCTCGCCGTCTCCACCGCCACTGCCGACAGCAACGCGCGATGGGCATTGTGGAATGCCTTCAGCAAAGTGGCCTCGACAATCCTTGAAATCGCGACGTTCGTTGCGTTGCCTTTCGTCCCGTTTCTCGGCGAATTGATGTTGGGCTACATGGCTTACCAGTTACTCGACGAAACCTTCGAAGGCATAGTGGACCTGGCTGAAGGGCTGAAAACAGAAGCGTTCGGGCATCTGATGACGTTCGTCGAAACGGTGGTTCAGGTGGGGACATTTGCGGTGGGCGGCGCCATCGCTGCCCGAACCCTCAGCCGTCTGCTCTCTCGTGAAGCTATTGCGCTTGTCGACCCACTCAAACCCGTCACAACGCCCGAAGGAAAAACCCGCTACTGGAAGCCGGATCTCAAGCCTTACGAACAAGCACTCATTTTGCCCGAAGGAGCAAAACCCGATCACCTCGGCCTCTATCAAAACGAGGGCAAGACGCTGCTGCCGCTGGAGGGAAAACTGTATGCCGTGAAGTCCGACCGCGTGCCAGGCACGTTTCAGATTGAGCATCCAAACCGAACTGATGCTTATCAGCCACCTCTGCTGCATAACAACCACGGCGCCTGGCACACAGAACTGGAGCAACCGCTGAACTGGGACCGGGAAAAGGTCATGCGCCGCCTCGGCCACAGCGTCGAGTCGTTCACCAGCACCGAGCGCGAACAGATCCTGCGGATCAGCGGTTACCACGACAACGTAGTGCGCGAAATGCATGTCGAACATTATCGCCCGCCTTCGCTGCTGACAGACACGATCAAGCGCTTCAGGATCAACCGGGACATCGAAACCTTTATCGAACAGATCGGCAGCGACCAGCCCGAGCGCTATCGCAAGGCCGATCTGATCCTGCAACATCAATTGCTGAGCAGCTACGACGATTGGCCTGTCGACACGCCAATGCCGGCACCGGAAACCCAAACACAAGGTTTCAGAAAACAAACGGCCGCACTTGCCCTGAAGCATCACAAATCGCTGTTCGATACACGCTATCGCGCGCAGGAGAAAACCGACAACGTGCAGGTCCAGCGACTGCTCGACGACGTGCGTGGATTGCCGACCGATGTCGCGCAAGAGCTGGTGAGCAATGCAACCGGGACCGAGTTACGCCAGCTGCACAACGGTCGCGCGCCCCAACGGCTCAAGGAAGCAGCACTAAAAGCCATGGAGGCCGTACGCGCAACCAGAGCCTGTGAAGGCCTTTATTCCGACGTTCTGGACAACACCGACACCCACCGACTGGCCTTGCAAAGCCTGAGTTCCCTGCCCGGTTTTCCCGCCGAGCTGCGTATCGAAGTGAGGGATTATGCCCATGACGGACTTGTGCGCGACAGCATTGGCCAGTCCGATGCACCGATCGTGAAAACACTGGTGCGCGCTGAAGACGGCACTTACCAGGTTTATCAAGACAGCGAATCGGTGCCCGGTGATTTTTATCAGGGACTTTTTCAGGTGCTGCCGCAAGCACAGCGCAATGCGTTGAACCCTTCTATAGCAAACGCTCAGTCACTCAAAGTACGCATCGCCGAACATGCATTGAACCAACCGGCACTGCGCAAGCTGTTCGCAAAAAATCCCCATCGAAAACCGTTCTACGATCCGACGACCATGCGCTTGCCCGGCGGCACAGAGGGATACAGGCGCAGTTACGCCCCGACGCCATCTCTCACCGACCGGGTTCGCGAGGTTTACCCCAGCCTTTCCGAGGAGGAACTCCAGTCTGTTGTTGTCCAGTTACAAACGCATCCCGATGGCGCACGCACGGAGCTCTCACGCCTGTCCAGCGAGCTCTCGCGACTGCATCAGGATCTGAACACCTGGCTAAACGACTCGCCCACTGTTCACCCGCGAACCCGGGCCCCTCTGAGCGAATTGGAACAACGGGCCGCTCGACACAATCGCAGGCTGCTGGCCCAGGAAATCCAGCGCAGCTGGCGTCGACAATCAGAGCGAGACTTCGATGGCCCGAATGACACGCCGCGCTACACACTCAGATTTGCCGGGCCGATTCTTGGCGATCTACCGACGCTGACGGCCGATTTCCCCCATGTGTCATTGCTGTCCCTTGAAGGCAGCAATGCTGTGCAGGGTGTTCCCGAGTTTCTTCAGCGCTTCAACAGTTTGCGCCACCTCGATTTAAAACGCTTTTCCCTGACCTCCCTCCCCGAGGCCATTCCTCGAATGAAGGACCTTGATACGCTGGTGTTAAGCGACTGCGGAATCAGGTTCGATGCAGCCAACTGGGCGAAACTGTCTTCATTGAACAAGCTGGTCATGCTGGATCTGCACCAGAACCTGTTCACTATGGTGCCCAGTGTCGAATCTATGCCTGAGCTTGTTCACCTGGACCTGAGCCGTACCGGTCTGACCGACATTCCCGACAGCGTAATTCGCCACCCCAAACTTGATACCGCCAAGCTGCTACACAACAGGATCAGTGAACTGCCTTCGCAATTATTCGAAAGCCCGGTGTACACCAAACGCGCAATACACCTGACGCACAATCCGCTTTCGGATAACGCCCGACAACTGATCAAGCATCACTACTTCGACAGCTCATACGATTTGGGTATCTATGCCCCAGAGGCGGACATCAACCGAGTCAGGGCGCTGTACCCGAACCTGGAGGTCGAACAGGCGAGCGAGTTTGTCTATGAACTGTCAGGCACCCTGGCAGACGGCCGGATCGAGCTGACAAACCTTGAAGCGGAGTTGGCACAACTGAGCAACGACTTGGCGGCATGGACCGCCGACCTTCCGGCCCAACACCCGTTGACGGGCGAACCGTTCACCGCCCAACAACAGCTTGTCGAGCACATGAACCGCGACCAGTTCAAACAGACACTGGAGCAGTGCTGGCGGCATGAAAGCGAACTGGATGATTTCAATGAGGCGCTGGAGCCCACCTATGAACTCGTTTTCAACTCCTACATCAACGGCGACCTGCCTACCCTGAACGCCGACTTCAGTCATGTGACATCGCTGGAGTTACGCAGCGTCAACGGAGTGACCCGCGCCGGGCAGTTTCTGGAGTCTTTCCCCAACCTCAAAAGCCTCAAACTGCGCGACTGTAATCTGGGCAACATTCCCGATGCGGCGTTCAAAATGGGTCAACTGCGGTCGCTGTCGCTCCCAGAATGCCGCGTCGAACTGTCAGCGGAATCGGCAAGTGCGCTGGCGGGAATGGAACAGCTCGATTATCTCGATCTGGCCCACAATCCCCTGGGGCAAACGCCTGACCTGAGTCAGATGATGGAGCTCGCGACCGTACTGCTGAATGACACCGGTATCACCGAAATACCGCACGGCCTGCTGAAAATGACCGAGCTGGACTGGGCCGACCTCAGTGGCAACGCCATCACCGAAGTCCCCAGCGATGTGCTGGAGCTGCCGGTGGAAATCGCTGAAAACATCAGTTTTCGAGGTAATCGGTTTTCCGAAGAGAGCCTGCTACGGCTGATCGGCTACTTCGAACGGACGGGCATGGACTTTGGCGTGGAAGAGGTGATCAATCGAGGTGAGATGGATCTCTCGACTTCTGAAGGCTCCGACATGGAGGAATAA
- the argR gene encoding transcriptional regulator ArgR — MTAHRIGFLIWPSTKALTLALAEEALRVAQRVHPDVVYELSFLQAEPPTEGAWKLPGEPWAGKLENFQKLFLLADEPPTTLAPALSSSLKQLVRAGCVIGGLSAGVYPLAQLGLLDGYRAAVHWRWQDDFTERFPKVIATSHLFDWDRDRLTACGGLSVLDLLLAVLARDHGAELAGAVSEELVVERIREGGERQRIPLQNRLGSSHPKLTQAVLLMEANIEEPLTTDEIAQHVCVSRRQLERIFKQYLNRVPSQYYLELRLNKARQMLMQTSKSIIQIGLSCGFSSGPHFSSAYRNFFGATPREDRNQRRSSSPFELSSVPSERG; from the coding sequence ATGACTGCCCATCGAATTGGTTTCCTGATTTGGCCCAGCACTAAAGCACTAACGCTTGCGCTGGCTGAGGAGGCCTTGCGTGTTGCCCAGCGTGTGCATCCGGACGTTGTCTACGAACTGTCGTTTTTGCAGGCCGAACCGCCGACCGAAGGCGCCTGGAAATTGCCGGGTGAGCCGTGGGCCGGCAAGCTCGAGAACTTCCAGAAACTGTTTTTACTTGCCGATGAGCCACCGACCACACTCGCGCCGGCGCTCAGCAGTTCGTTGAAACAACTGGTGCGAGCCGGTTGTGTCATTGGCGGTTTGTCGGCCGGTGTTTACCCGTTGGCCCAACTGGGTTTGCTCGACGGTTATCGCGCTGCCGTGCATTGGCGCTGGCAGGACGATTTCACCGAACGCTTCCCGAAAGTCATTGCTACCAGCCATCTGTTCGACTGGGATCGCGATCGTCTGACAGCGTGCGGCGGCCTGTCGGTACTCGATTTGTTGCTGGCCGTGCTGGCCCGCGACCACGGCGCCGAGCTGGCCGGTGCGGTATCCGAAGAGTTGGTGGTCGAGCGCATCCGCGAGGGTGGCGAACGCCAACGCATTCCGCTGCAGAATCGTCTCGGTTCCAGCCATCCGAAGCTCACGCAAGCCGTGCTGCTGATGGAAGCCAACATCGAAGAGCCGCTGACCACCGACGAAATCGCCCAGCATGTGTGCGTGTCCCGTCGGCAGCTGGAGCGGATCTTCAAGCAATACCTCAACCGTGTGCCGAGCCAGTATTACCTGGAACTGCGCCTGAACAAGGCCCGGCAAATGTTGATGCAAACCAGCAAGTCGATCATCCAGATCGGCCTGTCGTGTGGCTTCTCCTCAGGGCCGCACTTCTCCAGCGCCTACCGCAACTTCTTCGGTGCCACGCCGCGGGAAGATCGCAACCAGCGGCGCAGCAGCAGCCCGTTCGAACTGTCGTCGGTACCCTCGGAGCGTGGGTGA
- a CDS encoding ABC transporter ATP-binding protein, translating to MYKLEVQDLHKRYGSHEVLKGVSLKAAAGDVISIIGSSGSGKSTFLRCINLLEQPHAGKILLNNEELKLVANKDGALKAADPKQLQRMRSRLSMVFQHFNLWSHMTALENIMEAPVHVLGMSKAEAREKAEHYLNKVGVAHRKDAYPGHMSGGEQQRVAIARALAMEPEVMLFDEPTSALDPELVGDVLKVMQALALEGRTMVVVTHEMGFAREVSNQLVFLHKGVVEESGNPREVLVNPQSERLQQFLSGSLK from the coding sequence ATGTACAAACTTGAAGTCCAAGACCTGCATAAACGCTATGGCAGTCACGAAGTGCTCAAGGGCGTGTCCCTGAAAGCGGCGGCTGGCGATGTGATCAGCATCATCGGCTCCAGTGGCTCCGGCAAAAGTACTTTCCTGCGCTGCATCAACCTGCTGGAGCAGCCGCACGCGGGCAAGATTCTGCTCAACAATGAAGAGCTGAAACTGGTCGCCAACAAGGACGGCGCGCTGAAGGCGGCCGACCCGAAACAGCTGCAACGCATGCGTTCGCGCCTGTCGATGGTGTTCCAGCATTTCAACCTGTGGTCGCACATGACCGCACTGGAAAACATCATGGAAGCGCCGGTCCACGTGCTCGGCATGTCCAAGGCAGAAGCCCGCGAGAAGGCCGAGCACTACCTGAATAAGGTCGGTGTGGCCCATCGCAAAGACGCCTACCCGGGCCACATGTCCGGCGGCGAGCAGCAGCGTGTGGCGATTGCCCGTGCGCTGGCGATGGAACCCGAGGTGATGCTGTTCGACGAACCGACATCGGCACTCGACCCGGAACTGGTTGGCGACGTGCTGAAAGTCATGCAGGCCCTGGCGCTGGAAGGCCGGACCATGGTGGTGGTGACGCACGAAATGGGCTTCGCCCGTGAAGTGTCGAATCAACTGGTGTTCCTGCACAAAGGTGTCGTCGAAGAAAGCGGCAACCCGCGTGAGGTGCTGGTCAATCCACAGTCCGAACGTCTGCAACAATTCCTCTCGGGTAGCCTCAAGTAA
- a CDS encoding M14 family metallopeptidase, translating to MERIDHSLPWSHLGSERQISVFRFGSGERKAYIQASLHADELPGMRTAWELKKRLTELEAQGLLNGVIELVPVANPLGLGQLFQGSHQGRFEAGSGKNFNRDFVELSAPVAAELEGRLGDDPHANIQLIRQAMNDVLAALPPAASQLQGMQRILLSHACTADVVLDLHCDAEAALHMYALPQHWPQWRSLAAHLNVKVGLLAEDSGGSSFDEACSLPWLRLSRLFPDAQIPLACLATTIELGGQADTGRPEAMAYAEGILAFLAEQGLISGEWPKPAQDACEGMPFEGTELLFAPHPGVISFLRKPGEWIEAGDEIFEVIDPLSDRVSTVCAGTSGVLFAIERLRYAQPGFWLAKVAGREALRHGRLLND from the coding sequence ATGGAACGCATCGATCATTCATTGCCGTGGAGCCACTTGGGCAGCGAACGCCAGATTTCGGTGTTCCGCTTCGGTAGTGGCGAGCGCAAGGCCTACATCCAGGCCAGCCTGCACGCCGATGAACTGCCGGGGATGCGCACGGCTTGGGAGCTGAAAAAGCGCCTGACCGAACTTGAAGCCCAAGGCTTGCTCAACGGTGTGATCGAACTGGTGCCGGTGGCCAATCCACTGGGCCTCGGCCAACTGTTTCAGGGCAGTCATCAAGGGCGTTTTGAGGCGGGCAGCGGCAAGAACTTCAACCGGGATTTCGTCGAGCTGAGCGCGCCAGTGGCCGCCGAGCTGGAAGGGCGCCTGGGTGATGATCCGCACGCCAATATTCAGCTGATCCGTCAGGCCATGAACGATGTGCTCGCCGCATTGCCACCAGCCGCCAGTCAGTTGCAAGGCATGCAGCGCATTTTGCTCAGTCATGCCTGCACCGCTGACGTGGTGCTTGATCTGCATTGCGATGCCGAAGCGGCGCTGCACATGTACGCCTTGCCGCAACACTGGCCGCAATGGCGTTCGTTGGCCGCGCACTTGAACGTAAAGGTGGGGCTGCTGGCGGAAGATTCTGGCGGCAGTTCGTTTGACGAAGCGTGCTCGCTGCCGTGGTTGCGTCTGTCGCGTCTGTTTCCTGATGCGCAGATTCCCTTGGCCTGCCTGGCGACTACCATTGAATTAGGTGGTCAGGCCGATACCGGTCGCCCAGAAGCGATGGCTTACGCCGAAGGCATTCTGGCGTTCCTCGCCGAGCAAGGCCTGATCAGCGGCGAATGGCCAAAACCTGCGCAAGATGCTTGCGAAGGCATGCCGTTCGAAGGCACCGAATTACTGTTTGCGCCACACCCTGGCGTGATCAGTTTCTTGCGTAAACCCGGTGAATGGATTGAAGCCGGCGATGAGATTTTCGAAGTGATCGATCCGTTATCGGATCGGGTCAGCACGGTGTGTGCTGGTACGTCCGGGGTGCTGTTTGCCATTGAACGGCTGCGTTATGCCCAACCCGGTTTCTGGCTGGCCAAGGTGGCGGGGCGCGAAGCGCTGCGTCACGGGCGCTTGCTCAACGACTGA
- a CDS encoding ABC transporter permease, with protein MIFDYNVIWEALPLYFGGLVTTLKLLGLSLFFGLLCALPLGLMRVSKNAAVNMSAWLYTYVIRGTPMLVQLFLIYYGLAQFEAVRESFLWPWLSSATFCACLAFAINTSAYTAEIIAGSLRATPNGEIEAAKAMGMSRYKMYKRILLPSALRRALPQYSNEVIMMLQTTSLASIVTLIDITGAARTVNAQFYLPFEAYITAGVFYLCLTFILVRMFKLAERRWLGYLAPRKH; from the coding sequence ATGATCTTCGACTACAACGTCATTTGGGAGGCCCTGCCGTTGTACTTCGGCGGCCTGGTGACCACCCTCAAATTGCTCGGGCTGTCGCTGTTTTTCGGTCTGCTGTGCGCCTTGCCGCTGGGCTTGATGCGCGTCTCAAAAAACGCGGCCGTCAACATGAGCGCCTGGCTCTATACCTACGTGATCCGCGGCACACCGATGCTGGTGCAGCTGTTCTTGATCTACTACGGTCTGGCGCAGTTCGAAGCGGTACGTGAAAGCTTCCTCTGGCCGTGGCTGTCCAGCGCGACGTTCTGTGCGTGTCTGGCCTTCGCGATCAATACCAGCGCCTACACCGCTGAAATCATCGCCGGCAGCCTGCGGGCCACGCCGAACGGTGAGATCGAAGCGGCCAAGGCGATGGGCATGTCGCGCTACAAGATGTACAAGCGCATCTTGCTGCCGTCGGCCTTGCGCCGGGCACTGCCGCAGTACAGCAACGAAGTGATCATGATGCTGCAGACCACCAGTCTGGCGTCCATCGTGACCCTGATCGACATCACCGGTGCCGCGCGTACGGTCAACGCGCAGTTCTACCTGCCGTTCGAAGCCTACATCACCGCCGGCGTGTTCTACCTGTGCCTGACCTTCATTCTGGTGCGGATGTTCAAACTGGCCGAGCGCCGCTGGCTGGGCTATCTGGCCCCGCGGAAGCACTGA
- a CDS encoding ABC transporter permease: MLKGYGAVILDGAWLTLQLALSSMVLAIVLGLIGVALRLSPIRWLAWLGDLYSTVIRGIPDLVLILLIFYGGQDLLNRVAPMLGFDDYIDLNPLAAGIGTLGFIFGAYLSETFRGAFMAIPKGQAEAGMAYGMSSFQVFFRVLVPQMIRLAIPGFTNNWLVLTKATALISVVGLQDMMFKAKQAADATREPFTFFLAVAAMYLVITSVSLLALRHLEKRYSVGVRAADL, translated from the coding sequence ATGTTGAAAGGCTACGGGGCTGTCATCCTCGATGGCGCATGGCTGACGCTTCAGCTCGCCTTGTCGTCCATGGTCTTGGCCATTGTTCTGGGTCTGATCGGCGTTGCGCTGCGTCTGTCCCCGATTCGCTGGCTGGCCTGGTTGGGCGACCTGTATTCCACGGTGATCCGCGGTATTCCCGACCTGGTGCTGATCCTGCTGATTTTCTACGGCGGTCAGGACCTGCTCAATCGCGTCGCGCCAATGCTCGGTTTTGACGACTACATCGACCTGAACCCGTTGGCCGCCGGTATCGGCACCCTGGGCTTCATCTTCGGTGCGTACCTGTCGGAAACCTTCCGTGGCGCCTTCATGGCGATCCCGAAAGGTCAGGCAGAAGCCGGCATGGCGTACGGCATGAGCAGTTTTCAGGTGTTCTTCCGGGTGTTGGTGCCGCAGATGATTCGCCTGGCGATTCCGGGTTTCACCAACAACTGGCTGGTACTGACCAAGGCCACCGCGCTGATTTCGGTGGTGGGGCTGCAAGACATGATGTTCAAGGCCAAGCAGGCGGCAGATGCCACCCGCGAGCCTTTCACCTTCTTCCTCGCAGTGGCGGCAATGTACCTGGTGATCACCAGCGTCTCGTTGCTGGCATTGCGTCACCTTGAGAAGCGCTACTCGGTAGGCGTAAGGGCGGCTGATCTATGA
- a CDS encoding ABC transporter substrate-binding protein — MKKLVLLGALALSVLSLPTFADEKPLKIGIEAAYPPFASKAPDGSIVGFDYDIGNALCEEMKVKCVWVEQEFDGLIPALKVRKIDAILSSMSITEDRKKSVDFTNKYYNTPARLVMKAGTPVSDSLAELKGKNIGVQRGSIHERFAREVLAPLGAEIKPYGSQNEIYLDVAAGRLDGTVADATLLDDGFLKTDAGKGFAFVGPAFTDVKYFGDGVGIAVRKGDALKDKINTAITAIRENGKYKQIQDKYFAFDIYGK, encoded by the coding sequence ATGAAGAAACTCGTGCTGCTTGGCGCCCTGGCACTGTCCGTGCTGTCCCTGCCGACTTTCGCCGATGAAAAGCCTCTGAAAATTGGTATCGAAGCGGCTTACCCTCCGTTCGCTTCTAAAGCGCCGGACGGCAGCATCGTTGGTTTCGACTACGACATCGGCAACGCTCTGTGCGAAGAGATGAAGGTCAAGTGCGTTTGGGTCGAGCAAGAGTTCGACGGTCTGATCCCGGCACTCAAAGTGCGCAAGATCGACGCGATCCTGTCGTCCATGTCGATCACTGAAGATCGCAAGAAGTCCGTGGACTTCACCAACAAGTACTACAACACCCCGGCTCGCCTGGTCATGAAGGCCGGCACTCCAGTCAGCGACAGTCTGGCTGAGCTCAAGGGCAAGAACATTGGCGTGCAACGTGGTTCGATCCACGAGCGTTTCGCCCGCGAAGTCCTGGCCCCGCTGGGTGCCGAGATCAAGCCTTACGGTTCGCAGAACGAAATTTACCTCGACGTCGCCGCTGGCCGCCTCGACGGCACCGTGGCAGACGCTACGCTGCTGGATGACGGTTTCCTGAAAACCGACGCTGGCAAAGGGTTCGCCTTCGTTGGCCCGGCCTTCACCGACGTCAAATACTTCGGCGACGGTGTAGGTATCGCAGTTCGCAAGGGTGACGCGCTGAAAGACAAGATCAACACCGCGATCACCGCCATTCGCGAGAACGGCAAGTACAAGCAAATCCAGGACAAATACTTCGCCTTCGATATCTACGGCAAATAA